A single region of the Halobacterium wangiae genome encodes:
- a CDS encoding acyl-CoA dehydrogenase family protein yields MNFDLPDEHRMIRDTVREFCQEEIEPIAWDIEEEHRFPEEVFDELAALDMMGVPVSEEYGGLGGDQLMYALVTEELGRVSGSIGLSYAAHISLASKPIELFGTEEQKEQWLRPLAEGEYLGSWALTEPGSGSDASDMDTTAEKREAQGALERSGVAAEKDGDEYVLNGTKQFITNASVAGSVLVKAVTESGAGYDGISTFIVDPRNDDGFEVTTEWDKMGLNASPTCEIQLSDCRLPEDRLLGEEGEGWDQTKKTLDGGRISIAALSTGLAQGAFTAAREYAVEREQFGQPISKFDAIRNKLVDMHRKTERARLLTHKAAARYDAGQSVTQESALAKLDASEAAREVAEDAVQTLGGYGYTTDFAPQRFFRDAKLMEIGEGTSEIQHLVLGRELGL; encoded by the coding sequence ATGAACTTCGACCTTCCCGACGAGCACCGGATGATCCGGGACACCGTTCGGGAGTTCTGCCAGGAGGAGATCGAACCGATCGCGTGGGACATCGAGGAGGAACACCGCTTCCCCGAGGAGGTGTTCGACGAACTCGCCGCCCTCGACATGATGGGCGTCCCCGTCAGCGAGGAGTACGGCGGTCTCGGCGGCGACCAGCTGATGTACGCGCTGGTCACCGAGGAGCTCGGTCGGGTCTCGGGCTCCATCGGCCTCTCGTACGCCGCCCACATCTCGCTGGCCTCCAAGCCCATCGAACTGTTCGGCACCGAGGAGCAGAAAGAGCAGTGGCTCCGCCCGCTCGCGGAGGGCGAGTACCTCGGGTCGTGGGCGCTCACCGAACCCGGCAGCGGGAGCGACGCCAGCGACATGGACACCACTGCCGAGAAACGAGAGGCACAGGGCGCCTTGGAGCGGAGCGGCGTCGCCGCGGAGAAGGACGGCGACGAGTACGTCCTCAACGGCACGAAGCAGTTCATCACGAACGCCTCCGTCGCGGGCAGCGTGCTCGTGAAGGCCGTCACGGAATCCGGCGCGGGCTACGACGGCATCTCGACGTTCATCGTCGACCCGCGCAACGACGACGGCTTCGAGGTCACCACGGAGTGGGACAAGATGGGGCTGAACGCCTCCCCGACCTGCGAGATACAGCTCTCGGACTGCCGCCTCCCGGAGGACCGACTCCTCGGCGAGGAGGGCGAGGGCTGGGACCAGACGAAGAAGACCCTCGACGGCGGCCGCATCTCGATCGCCGCGCTCTCGACGGGACTCGCCCAGGGCGCGTTCACCGCCGCGAGGGAGTACGCCGTCGAACGCGAGCAGTTTGGCCAGCCGATCTCGAAGTTCGACGCCATCCGGAACAAGCTCGTGGACATGCACCGCAAGACCGAGCGCGCCCGCTTGCTGACCCACAAGGCAGCGGCCCGCTACGACGCCGGCCAGTCCGTCACGCAGGAGTCTGCACTCGCGAAACTCGACGCCAGCGAGGCCGCCCGCGAGGTCGCCGAGGACGCCGTCCAGACGCTCGGCGGCTACGGCTACACCACTGACTTCGCCCCCCAGCGGTTCTTCCGCGACGCGAAGCTCATGGAGATCGGCGAGGGCACCAGCGAGATCCAGCACCTCGTCCTCGGTCGCGAACTGGGGCTGTAA
- a CDS encoding RIO1 family regulatory kinase/ATPase, with product MSIRRFVRGTVPWDSLEAVAREMADRYDEPTVRVSFLDADNWLSTPCVMNDQWFVKVVSGQNALVHALFTGARNLGAFSSGREGFFEPFDGPVEMAEHELVATRKLRGLGLNAPRPLEAFEVDGLGVLVLEYIPEFTPLDRLPPEDVERYAADLFEALALMHNNDVAHGDLRGENVLVSGDELYFIDATNVAADGIANARAYDLASALASLEPIIGARTVVNVALDNYTVGDAGDVEGTADALLRAQDFLSFVQIRPDHAFDAEALAGEIEKAASADENATR from the coding sequence GTGAGCATCCGCCGGTTCGTCAGGGGTACCGTCCCGTGGGACTCGCTGGAGGCGGTCGCCAGGGAGATGGCCGACCGTTACGACGAGCCGACGGTCCGGGTGTCGTTCCTCGACGCGGACAACTGGCTCTCGACGCCCTGCGTGATGAACGACCAGTGGTTCGTGAAGGTCGTCTCGGGGCAGAACGCGCTCGTCCACGCGCTGTTCACCGGCGCCCGGAACCTCGGGGCGTTCTCCAGCGGTCGGGAGGGGTTCTTCGAACCGTTCGACGGCCCGGTGGAGATGGCGGAACACGAACTCGTCGCCACCAGGAAGCTCCGCGGCCTCGGGTTGAACGCGCCGAGACCCCTCGAGGCGTTCGAGGTCGACGGCCTCGGCGTCCTCGTCCTGGAGTACATCCCCGAGTTCACGCCCCTCGACCGGCTCCCGCCCGAGGACGTCGAGCGGTACGCGGCGGACCTCTTCGAGGCACTGGCGCTGATGCACAACAACGACGTCGCCCACGGCGACCTCCGCGGCGAGAACGTCCTGGTCTCCGGCGACGAACTGTACTTCATCGACGCGACGAACGTCGCCGCGGACGGCATCGCGAACGCCCGGGCGTACGACCTCGCGTCGGCGCTCGCGTCGCTCGAACCGATCATCGGCGCCCGCACGGTCGTGAACGTCGCGCTGGACAACTACACGGTCGGGGACGCCGGCGACGTCGAGGGCACCGCCGACGCACTGCTGCGAGCCCAGGACTTCCTCTCGTTCGTCCAGATCCGTCCCGACCACGCGTTCGACGCGGAGGCGCTGGCCGGGGAGATCGAGAAGGCCGCGTCGGCGGACGAGAACGCGACGCGCTGA
- a CDS encoding YgaP family membrane protein yields MGGVDRLLRLIVGPALLVVAAAELLGAIVLGPIAFAASVVVGAILTITGLTQKCPMNQLIGLNTFRREKTETETEPVDVEPESPGRIA; encoded by the coding sequence GTGGGCGGCGTCGACCGCCTCCTCAGGCTGATCGTCGGCCCGGCACTCCTAGTCGTTGCGGCGGCCGAGTTGCTCGGGGCGATCGTCCTCGGACCCATCGCGTTCGCCGCGAGCGTCGTCGTCGGCGCGATCCTGACCATCACCGGCCTGACCCAGAAGTGCCCCATGAACCAGCTCATCGGGCTGAACACCTTCAGACGCGAGAAGACCGAGACCGAGACGGAACCGGTCGACGTGGAGCCGGAGTCTCCCGGTCGCATCGCCTGA
- a CDS encoding DHH family phosphoesterase produces MNDVTPDDGADGPVVVRLHSSCTAQEVSTGEYYHATVNGVVDYGIFVDISEHVSGLVHESTFDGGESFDVGDEIVVHLTEVRENGDLSFELADLDDYETVERAHSYERTAAAIVGQRVGDTVHVEGEVVQIKQTGGPTIFRVRDDTSAVPCTAFEEAGVRAHPDVEVGDIVHVKGDVEEREGTYQIEVGELDVLTDEDATDIARRLDAALADQAEPVDVDPLVDWPALEQLLPDLRDVARTLRRAVLEGRPIRMRHHADGDGMCASVPVQYALTKFIEDAHQDDDAPRHLLRRLPSKAPYYEMEDATRDLNFALEDRARHGQKLPLLLMLDNGSTAEDTPAYKTLDHYDIPIVVVDHHHPDPEAVDPLVDEHVNPYLHGEDYRITTGMLCVELARMLYPGLTDELEHVPAVAGLSDRSKARAMTDYLELAREAGYDETFLQQISEALDYEAYMLRYDPGTDLINDVLNVGGDEERHRDLVPFLAERADEDVDEQLDAAMPHVEHERVANGANLYRIDVENHAHRFTYPAPGKTTGEIHDRKVEETGEPVITIGYGPDFAVLRSDGVRLDIPVMVEELNEELPGAGVSGGGHLVVGSIRFVPGMREAVLDALIEKMAEAELDEELRSAPTR; encoded by the coding sequence ATGAACGACGTTACTCCCGACGACGGGGCCGACGGCCCGGTCGTCGTCCGTCTCCACTCTTCTTGTACGGCCCAGGAGGTATCAACTGGCGAGTACTACCACGCGACTGTCAACGGCGTCGTCGACTACGGCATCTTCGTGGACATCTCCGAGCACGTCTCCGGGCTCGTCCACGAGTCCACGTTCGACGGCGGCGAGTCCTTCGACGTCGGCGACGAGATCGTCGTCCACCTCACCGAAGTCCGCGAGAACGGCGACCTGAGCTTCGAACTCGCCGACCTGGACGACTACGAGACCGTCGAGCGCGCGCACAGCTACGAGCGCACCGCCGCCGCCATCGTCGGCCAGCGCGTCGGCGACACCGTCCACGTCGAGGGCGAAGTCGTCCAGATCAAGCAGACCGGCGGCCCGACCATCTTCCGCGTTCGCGACGACACCAGTGCGGTCCCGTGTACGGCCTTCGAGGAGGCCGGCGTCCGCGCCCACCCCGACGTCGAGGTCGGCGACATCGTTCACGTGAAGGGCGACGTCGAGGAGCGCGAGGGAACCTACCAGATCGAGGTCGGCGAACTCGACGTGCTCACCGACGAGGACGCCACCGACATCGCGCGTCGCCTCGACGCGGCGCTCGCAGACCAGGCCGAACCCGTCGACGTCGACCCGCTCGTCGACTGGCCGGCGCTCGAACAGCTGCTCCCGGACCTCCGCGACGTCGCCCGCACCCTCCGCCGGGCCGTCCTCGAGGGGCGTCCCATCCGGATGCGCCACCACGCCGACGGCGACGGGATGTGCGCCAGCGTCCCCGTCCAGTACGCGCTCACGAAGTTCATCGAGGACGCCCACCAGGACGACGACGCACCCCGCCACCTCCTCCGACGCCTCCCGTCGAAGGCGCCGTACTACGAGATGGAGGACGCCACCCGCGACCTCAACTTCGCACTGGAGGACCGCGCGCGCCACGGCCAGAAGCTCCCGCTCCTGCTGATGCTCGACAACGGTAGCACGGCCGAGGACACGCCCGCGTACAAGACCCTCGACCACTACGACATCCCCATCGTCGTCGTCGACCACCACCACCCCGACCCGGAGGCCGTCGACCCGCTCGTCGACGAGCACGTCAACCCGTACCTCCACGGCGAGGACTACCGCATCACGACGGGGATGCTCTGCGTCGAACTCGCCCGGATGCTCTACCCCGGCCTCACCGACGAACTCGAACACGTCCCCGCGGTCGCCGGACTCTCGGACCGCTCGAAGGCGCGGGCGATGACGGACTACCTCGAACTCGCTCGCGAGGCGGGCTACGACGAGACGTTCCTCCAGCAGATCAGCGAAGCCCTCGACTACGAGGCGTACATGCTGCGCTACGACCCCGGTACGGACCTCATCAACGACGTGTTGAACGTGGGCGGTGACGAGGAACGACACCGCGACCTGGTGCCGTTCCTCGCGGAGCGCGCCGACGAGGACGTCGACGAGCAACTCGACGCCGCGATGCCCCACGTCGAGCACGAACGCGTCGCGAACGGCGCGAACCTCTACCGCATCGACGTGGAGAACCACGCCCACCGGTTCACGTACCCCGCGCCCGGCAAGACGACGGGCGAGATCCACGACCGGAAGGTCGAGGAGACGGGCGAACCCGTCATCACCATCGGCTACGGGCCGGACTTCGCGGTGCTGCGCTCGGACGGCGTGCGCCTCGACATCCCGGTGATGGTCGAGGAACTGAACGAGGAACTGCCCGGCGCCGGCGTCTCCGGCGGCGGTCACCTCGTCGTCGGCTCCATCCGCTTCGTCCCCGGGATGCGCGAGGCGGTCCTCGACGCGCTCATCGAGAAGATGGCCGAGGCCGAACTCGACGAGGAACTCCGCAGCGCGCCGACGCGGTAA
- a CDS encoding adenylyltransferase/cytidyltransferase family protein, which produces MRRVVAQGTFDLIHPGHVHYLEDAAAMGDELHVIVARRENVTHKDPPILPNRQRRDVVAALDAVDHARVGHPTDIFAPIEEIEPAVIALGYDQHHDADAIEAELAERGVDCEVRRASPREQQYEGELLSTGTIVDRILEQRG; this is translated from the coding sequence ATGAGACGCGTCGTCGCACAGGGGACGTTCGACCTGATCCACCCGGGCCACGTCCACTACCTCGAGGACGCCGCGGCGATGGGCGACGAACTCCACGTCATCGTCGCCCGCCGGGAGAACGTCACGCACAAGGACCCGCCGATCCTCCCGAACCGCCAGCGCCGGGACGTCGTCGCCGCCCTCGACGCCGTCGACCACGCCCGCGTCGGCCACCCGACGGACATCTTCGCACCCATCGAGGAGATCGAGCCCGCGGTCATCGCACTGGGCTACGACCAGCACCACGACGCCGACGCTATCGAAGCCGAGCTCGCCGAGCGTGGGGTGGACTGCGAAGTCCGGCGGGCGTCACCCCGTGAACAGCAGTACGAGGGTGAACTGCTCTCCACGGGCACCATCGTCGACCGCATCCTCGAACAGCGCGGCTAG
- a CDS encoding Mov34/MPN/PAD-1 family protein has product MLFGGRPSVLGIAGDTLEFAMEAAEDSHPDEYLGLLRATPAAELDVDEDGYVVTDVMMVPGTKTNPVSATFNSSQVPNDMRTVGSVHSHPNGVLAPSDADRAMFGKGEVHVILGAPYGRNCWRAFDHEGEPRSLDVLDVDLPDPESFFDFTQEDIDEELE; this is encoded by the coding sequence ATGTTGTTCGGTGGGCGCCCGTCCGTGCTCGGCATCGCCGGGGACACCCTGGAGTTCGCGATGGAGGCCGCCGAGGACTCCCACCCCGACGAGTACCTCGGGCTGCTACGCGCGACGCCGGCCGCGGAGCTCGACGTCGACGAGGACGGCTACGTCGTCACGGACGTGATGATGGTGCCGGGGACGAAGACCAACCCCGTGAGCGCGACGTTCAACTCGAGTCAGGTGCCCAACGACATGCGCACCGTCGGGAGCGTCCACTCCCACCCGAACGGCGTGCTCGCGCCATCGGACGCCGACCGCGCGATGTTCGGCAAGGGCGAGGTCCACGTTATCCTCGGCGCGCCGTACGGTCGCAACTGCTGGCGCGCGTTCGACCACGAGGGCGAACCCCGCAGCCTCGACGTCCTCGACGTCGACCTCCCCGACCCCGAATCGTTCTTCGACTTCACCCAGGAAGATATCGACGAGGAACTCGAATGA